A region from the Dehalococcoides mccartyi CG5 genome encodes:
- a CDS encoding PulJ/GspJ family protein, whose translation MRRFILKYSGKQAGFTLVEMLVALAITGLIMAGLTTSVFQLFTVTQRSNDHMTIIRHLDIVNSWLSNDIQMANIQPEWDPNTHSLTINQTRALADPTDPESNVTDYIVTYTYNPITGTLTRTELRLFDNSTQTSLIAEYVSGILFEDELAPNEISGAVDIKITITLHTQTEDRLLHIKPRISST comes from the coding sequence ATGAGAAGGTTCATTTTAAAATACAGCGGTAAGCAGGCTGGATTTACGCTGGTGGAAATGCTGGTTGCTCTGGCCATTACCGGACTTATCATGGCAGGGTTAACTACCAGTGTCTTCCAGTTGTTTACCGTCACTCAGCGAAGCAATGACCACATGACCATTATCCGCCATCTGGACATTGTAAACAGCTGGCTTTCCAATGATATTCAGATGGCTAATATCCAACCTGAGTGGGATCCGAATACACATTCCCTGACTATAAACCAAACAAGAGCGCTTGCAGACCCTACAGACCCGGAGTCCAATGTAACTGATTACATCGTCACTTATACTTATAATCCCATTACAGGCACGCTCACCAGAACCGAATTGCGGCTGTTTGACAATTCTACCCAAACAAGCCTCATAGCCGAGTATGTTAGTGGTATACTATTTGAAGATGAGCTGGCACCAAATGAAATAAGCGGTGCCGTAGATATCAAAATAACCATAACCTTACATACCCAGACTGAAGACAGGCTTTTGCACATTAAACCAAGGATAAGCAGCACATAA
- a CDS encoding pilus assembly PilX family protein yields the protein MRNLITISKRLRSQQGQALVIALIFLAIGALTLPPLMMLMGSALVQGTTFENRTASLYAADAGVEQAIWYLDPANSPLISGGLPMHTGESRTLPGMSIDGRTVSVTLAYLAEDTYQIMSTSVSSTETISITTVVGETFNNYTDIMTHVITSQGDYTIQGGQASVTPDTGDNAPIANYDGPWPGANELSAFYYVNTTPYASATLNVTNYPTGVPEILRLGTLDIVATANAVYTLEGDIYITGDTLIGMTGSNFTLDLNGHSIYVKSNTAGNQYALRIGGKCTLIGSGSIIAEGNIEFKPNLATNLSDYVFVLSVNGKTYMQPNGNFYGTLAGSTEVYLQNGSVTYSSPFDEYGNYKIDFPGSGLSHFWGIITWSIS from the coding sequence ATGAGAAACTTAATAACTATAAGCAAGAGGCTTAGAAGCCAGCAGGGTCAAGCGCTGGTTATCGCCCTTATATTTCTGGCCATAGGAGCCCTAACCCTGCCCCCGCTGATGATGCTGATGGGTTCAGCCCTGGTACAGGGTACTACCTTTGAAAACCGGACTGCCAGCCTTTATGCCGCAGATGCCGGCGTTGAGCAAGCTATCTGGTATCTGGATCCGGCAAACAGCCCCTTGATATCCGGTGGTTTGCCCATGCATACAGGAGAAAGCCGAACTCTGCCCGGCATGTCCATAGACGGGCGGACTGTGAGCGTAACTTTAGCCTACCTTGCAGAGGATACCTACCAGATTATGTCCACCTCTGTCAGTTCCACTGAAACCATCAGCATAACTACAGTGGTAGGTGAAACCTTTAACAACTATACCGACATAATGACTCATGTCATTACCTCACAAGGGGACTACACTATTCAAGGCGGCCAAGCCAGCGTAACCCCTGATACAGGCGATAACGCCCCCATAGCCAATTATGATGGTCCATGGCCGGGTGCAAATGAGTTATCTGCTTTTTATTATGTAAATACTACCCCATATGCTTCAGCCACCCTAAATGTGACAAACTATCCAACCGGCGTTCCCGAAATACTAAGACTGGGGACACTTGATATTGTGGCTACAGCGAATGCCGTCTATACGCTTGAAGGTGATATATACATCACGGGTGATACCCTTATCGGCATGACTGGTTCAAACTTCACTCTGGACTTAAACGGCCACTCTATATATGTGAAAAGCAATACAGCCGGAAACCAATATGCCCTTCGTATTGGAGGGAAATGCACCCTGATTGGATCAGGAAGCATCATTGCCGAAGGTAACATAGAGTTTAAACCCAATCTGGCCACCAACCTGAGTGATTATGTATTTGTCCTTTCGGTAAACGGTAAAACCTATATGCAACCTAATGGTAATTTTTACGGTACTCTGGCAGGCTCAACCGAAGTGTATCTCCAGAACGGCTCAGTTACCTATTCCAGCCCGTTTGATGAGTACGGAAACTACAAAATAGATTTTCCCGGCAGCGGTCTCAGCCACTTCTGGGGGATAATAACCTGGAGCATTAGCTAA